ACGGGGGAGGCGGAGGCGAGCAAGGCGAGGGAGCAGGGGAGAGGCGGACGCCGTTAGAGGAGGAAAACAGTAGCGCTCAGGCggggggaaaagaagaagggGGTAATAAGGACAGCCGATCTCTGGTAAAAGTGGAAGAATCAACCACTATGGTGCCTTTTGTGCGAGAGATTATGGAAGTGCACATATCGGAGCAATTTGTGCCCCCTCAATTCAAAATGTACGACGGAACTTCAGACCCGACCGCTCATGTTAAATCGTTCATCAACGCCATGACTTTCCGCACCGGATGCGATGCCATTTGGTGCAGGGCTTTCTCTCTGTCCTTGGAGGGAGAAGCTTTAGAGTGGTTTAACTCCCTGCCGGTGAATTCCATTGAGAACTTCAAAAGTTTAGGAGAGATGTTCAAGAAACAATTCGCCGCCTACCCCGTTCTTAATGTCGAGACTAGATACCGGCAGGTGGAGAAAGTCGCGCTGGCTTTGCTCCACGCAGCCCGACGGTTGAGGCCTTATTTTCAGAGCCATCAAGTGGTGGTCCGAACGAACCACCCGATATCAAAGGTATTGAGGAAGCCCGACCTAGCGGGACGCATGGTGGTTTGGGCTGTGGAACTGTCCGAGTTCGGTCTACGCTATGAACCCAGGGGCTCCATCAAAGGACAACACCTGGCGGACTTCGCTGCAGAATTGCCACCAGCGGGGGACGACGTGTGGAATTTGTATGTGGACGGAGCGTCCGGTAAGAAGATGAGCGGGGCGGGAATCGTCCTAGAGGGGCCAAACGGTTTTCTCCTAGAGCACTCCCTCCTGTTCAAATTCAAGACATCCAACAACCAGGCGGAATACGAAGCACCAGTGGCCGGGCTAGAGCTGGCCAAGGATATGGGAGCCAAAAAATTGATCTGCCGAACCGACTCACAACTGGTGGTCGGGCAGATGAACGGGGAGTTCCAAGTCAAAGAGGACCACCTCTCTAAATACTTTCATAAAGCATCCGCTCTGATCTCTGAATTCGAAGATGCAAACATCCAGCATATTCCCCGAGAACAAAACGCGAGAGCGGACCTGTTATCCAAACTTTGTTCCGGCAAGGACAAGGGACAACTCACTACGGTTATCAGACAGGTCCTCCTCCAGCCTTCCATCGATTGCCATGCGATTACCACCGATGCCACCGACTGGAGGGGAGAGATAAGGGGATTGATAAGAAAGCAGGATGATGGAAGCCCCCTACGGCCGGAAGAAACGAAGAAGATAGCCCGTTTTCTGCTGGTGGGTGACGACATGTACAGGAGAGGATTTTCCACCCCCTTGCTTAAGTGTATATCTAAGGAAGAGGCACAGTATGTAATGGATGAACTCCACAATGGAGTTTGCGGATTCCATTCCGGGCAACGAACCCTTAAGGCCCGGATACTACGGGCCGGGTATTACTGGCCTACGATGGAAGAAGATTCCCGCGTCTTCACCAAGAAGTGTCTACGGTGCCAAGCGCACGCCAACGACCTTCGGGCCTCGCCCCACTTGCTCCACTCTATCGCCGCGCCGTGGCC
The sequence above is drawn from the Vigna radiata var. radiata cultivar VC1973A chromosome 3, Vradiata_ver6, whole genome shotgun sequence genome and encodes:
- the LOC106757030 gene encoding uncharacterized protein LOC106757030 codes for the protein MVTTRNTNAEDQSEMLRLMEQRMTEMQRKHEEEMAAVRAECLAQIAKSKNGGGGGEQGEGAGERRTPLEEENSSAQAGGKEEGGNKDSRSLVKVEESTTMVPFVREIMEVHISEQFVPPQFKMYDGTSDPTAHVKSFINAMTFRTGCDAIWCRAFSLSLEGEALEWFNSLPVNSIENFKSLGEMFKKQFAAYPVLNVETRYRQVEKVALALLHAARRLRPYFQSHQVVVRTNHPISKVLRKPDLAGRMVVWAVELSEFGLRYEPRGSIKGQHLADFAAELPPAGDDVWNLYVDGASGKKMSGAGIVLEGPNGFLLEHSLLFKFKTSNNQAEYEAPVAGLELAKDMGAKKLICRTDSQLVVGQMNGEFQVKEDHLSKYFHKASALISEFEDANIQHIPREQNARADLLSKLCSGKDKGQLTTVIRQVLLQPSIDCHAITTDATDWRGEIRGLIRKQDDGSPLRPEETKKIARFLLVGDDMYRRGFSTPLLKCISKEEAQYVMDELHNGVCGFHSGQRTLKARILRAGYYWPTMEEDSRVFTKKCLRCQAHANDLRASPHLLHSIAAPWPFSQWGMDIVGPFPVGTAQKKFLLVAVDYFTKWVEAEPLATITAGQVQKFCWKLICRFGLPKMIITDNGRQFIDRKLREFYTNLGIKHITSSVEHPQTNGQVEAVNKTIVAELKRRLGQKKTAWVEELPEVLWGYRCTPHGTTGETPFNLTYGVDAMLPVELGEPSLRRQIEDIALNDQELRVELDTVEERRDRAALRAEACKRMVERRYNSKVRPRDFQEGDLVWRKTGEARRTSSHGKLATNWEGPYRIIAALNNGAYRLARPDGRELPNTWNATHLKYYFS